In Parus major isolate Abel chromosome 1, Parus_major1.1, whole genome shotgun sequence, the following proteins share a genomic window:
- the LOC107203991 gene encoding cytochrome c oxidase assembly factor 4 homolog, mitochondrial — translation MAKAGHAWSRAAAEQGEAEEGEDPLDAMIARTGCLEQHRQLQECMAERQDWRHCQAQLRAFGACMARRQQRQDGPGPARPTD, via the coding sequence ATGGCGAAGGCCGGGCACGCCTGGAGCCGAGCGGCGGCGGAGCAGGGCGAGGCGGAGGAGGGCGAGGATCCCCTGGATGCCATGATCGCACGGACCggctgcctggagcagcaccGGCAGCTGCAGGAGTGCATGGCGGAGCGGCAGGACTGGCGGCactgccaggcacagctccGCGCCTTCGGGGCCTGCATGGCCCGGCGGCAGCAGCGGCAGGacgggcccggcccggcccggcccacGGACTGA
- the PAAF1 gene encoding proteasomal ATPase-associated factor 1 isoform X1 yields the protein MAATLRIQSDWSRALSRDEGEAWLSCRSPGKPTLYGSVTRRGLSSDGVPDIVASEGFVVGEVTKKSILVSCPHENACTKFLAPYTSFCRIHQKSITCLDISSGGGLGVSTSTDGTMKIWQAANGEIRRLLEGHVYDVNCCRFFPSGLVVLSGGMDAQLKIWSAEDASCVVTFKGHKGGILDTAIVDRGRNVLSCSRDGTVRLWDCGKSACLAVIADCGSPVNGIAVGTADNSLNLGSPEKPPSEREVGTEGKILLLAREDKKLQGVGLQSRQPVFLFVGSDAFNCCTFLSSTYILAGTQDGNIYQLDVRNTNAPVQVIHRSGAPVLSLLPYRDGFIASQGDGTCFIVQQDLDYVLDLTEADCDPVYKVASWEKEIYTCCRDGIVRRYQLSDL from the exons ATGGCGGCGACGCTGCGGATCCAGAGCGACTGGAGCCGGGCGTTGAG cagggacGAGGGCGAGGCGTGGCTGAGCTGCCGCAGCCCCG GGAAGCCCACCCTGTACGGCAGCGTCACCCGGCGCGGGCTCAGCTCCGACGGCGTCCCGGACATCGTGGCCTCCGAGGGATTCGTGGTCGGGGAAGTCACCaag AAAAGCATCCTCGTTTCTTGTCCTCACGAAAATGCGTGCACAAAGTTCTTGGCTCCATACACGAGTTTTTGTAGGATTCATCAGAAAAGT ATTACCTGCCTTGATATTTCCAGTGGTGGAGGACTCGGTGTGTCTACCAGCACAGATGGGACCATGAAAATATGGCAGGCTGCAAATGGAGAAATAAGA agaCTTTTGGAAGGCCATGTGTATGATGTGAATTGTTGCAGGTTTTTCCCATCTGGCCTCGTGGTTCTGAGTGGGGGAATGGATGCCCAGCTAAAGATCTGGTCAGCAGAAGATGCCAGCTGTGTAGTAACATTTAAAGGTCACAAAGGAG GTATTTTGGACACTGCCATTGTGGATCGGGGAAGAAatgtcctgtcctgctccagggatggcACTGTCCGTCTCTGGGACTGTGGGAAATCTGCCTGCCTGGCCGTCATCGCCGACTGCGGCTCTCCCGTCAACGGCATCGCCGTGGGCACCGCTGACAACTCCCTGAACCTGGGCTCACCTGAGAAACCTCCCA GTGAGCGTGAGGTCGGGACAGAAgggaaaatcctgctgctggctcGAGAGGACAAGAAGCTTCAAGGAGTGGgactgcagagcaggcagcca GTGTTCCTCTTTGTTGGATCTGATGCCTTCAACTGCTGCACATTCCTGTCAAGCACCTACATTCTGGCAGGGACTCAGGATGGGAACATCTACCAGCTGGATGTGAGAAACACAAA TGCTCCAGTCCAGGTGATCCATAGATCAGGAGCACCAGTGCTTTCCCTGCTCCCGTACCGAGATGGATTTATTGCCAGCCAAG GGGATGGCACCTGCTTCATTGTTCAGCAAGACCTGGATTATGTGCTGGATCTCACCGAGGCCGACTGCGACCCCGTGTACAAG gtGGCTTCTTGGGAGAAAGAAATCTACActtgctgcagggatgggataGTGAGGAGATACCAACTTTCCGACCTTTAA
- the PAAF1 gene encoding proteasomal ATPase-associated factor 1 isoform X2 gives MAATLRIQSDWSRALSRDEGEAWLSCRSPGKPTLYGSVTRRGLSSDGVPDIVASEGFVVGEVTKKSILVSCPHENACTKFLAPYTSFCRIHQKSITCLDISSGGGLGVSTSTDGTMKIWQAANGEIRRLLEGHVYDVNCCRFFPSGLVVLSGGMDAQLKIWSAEDASCVVTFKGHKGGILDTAIVDRGRNVLSCSRDGTVRLWDCGKSACLAVIADCGSPVNGIAVGTADNSLNLGSPEKPPSEREVGTEGKILLLAREDKKLQGVGLQSRQPVFLFVGSDAFNCCTFLSSTYILAGTQDGNIYQLDVRNTKGWHLLHCSARPGLCAGSHRGRLRPRVQGGFLGERNLHLLQGWDSEEIPTFRPLSV, from the exons ATGGCGGCGACGCTGCGGATCCAGAGCGACTGGAGCCGGGCGTTGAG cagggacGAGGGCGAGGCGTGGCTGAGCTGCCGCAGCCCCG GGAAGCCCACCCTGTACGGCAGCGTCACCCGGCGCGGGCTCAGCTCCGACGGCGTCCCGGACATCGTGGCCTCCGAGGGATTCGTGGTCGGGGAAGTCACCaag AAAAGCATCCTCGTTTCTTGTCCTCACGAAAATGCGTGCACAAAGTTCTTGGCTCCATACACGAGTTTTTGTAGGATTCATCAGAAAAGT ATTACCTGCCTTGATATTTCCAGTGGTGGAGGACTCGGTGTGTCTACCAGCACAGATGGGACCATGAAAATATGGCAGGCTGCAAATGGAGAAATAAGA agaCTTTTGGAAGGCCATGTGTATGATGTGAATTGTTGCAGGTTTTTCCCATCTGGCCTCGTGGTTCTGAGTGGGGGAATGGATGCCCAGCTAAAGATCTGGTCAGCAGAAGATGCCAGCTGTGTAGTAACATTTAAAGGTCACAAAGGAG GTATTTTGGACACTGCCATTGTGGATCGGGGAAGAAatgtcctgtcctgctccagggatggcACTGTCCGTCTCTGGGACTGTGGGAAATCTGCCTGCCTGGCCGTCATCGCCGACTGCGGCTCTCCCGTCAACGGCATCGCCGTGGGCACCGCTGACAACTCCCTGAACCTGGGCTCACCTGAGAAACCTCCCA GTGAGCGTGAGGTCGGGACAGAAgggaaaatcctgctgctggctcGAGAGGACAAGAAGCTTCAAGGAGTGGgactgcagagcaggcagcca GTGTTCCTCTTTGTTGGATCTGATGCCTTCAACTGCTGCACATTCCTGTCAAGCACCTACATTCTGGCAGGGACTCAGGATGGGAACATCTACCAGCTGGATGTGAGAAACACAAA GGGATGGCACCTGCTTCATTGTTCAGCAAGACCTGGATTATGTGCTGGATCTCACCGAGGCCGACTGCGACCCCGTGTACAAG gtGGCTTCTTGGGAGAAAGAAATCTACActtgctgcagggatgggataGTGAGGAGATACCAACTTTCCGACCTTTAAGTGTTTGA
- the PAAF1 gene encoding proteasomal ATPase-associated factor 1 isoform X3: protein MKIWQAANGEIRRLLEGHVYDVNCCRFFPSGLVVLSGGMDAQLKIWSAEDASCVVTFKGHKGGILDTAIVDRGRNVLSCSRDGTVRLWDCGKSACLAVIADCGSPVNGIAVGTADNSLNLGSPEKPPSEREVGTEGKILLLAREDKKLQGVGLQSRQPVFLFVGSDAFNCCTFLSSTYILAGTQDGNIYQLDVRNTNAPVQVIHRSGAPVLSLLPYRDGFIASQGDGTCFIVQQDLDYVLDLTEADCDPVYKVASWEKEIYTCCRDGIVRRYQLSDL, encoded by the exons ATGAAAATATGGCAGGCTGCAAATGGAGAAATAAGA agaCTTTTGGAAGGCCATGTGTATGATGTGAATTGTTGCAGGTTTTTCCCATCTGGCCTCGTGGTTCTGAGTGGGGGAATGGATGCCCAGCTAAAGATCTGGTCAGCAGAAGATGCCAGCTGTGTAGTAACATTTAAAGGTCACAAAGGAG GTATTTTGGACACTGCCATTGTGGATCGGGGAAGAAatgtcctgtcctgctccagggatggcACTGTCCGTCTCTGGGACTGTGGGAAATCTGCCTGCCTGGCCGTCATCGCCGACTGCGGCTCTCCCGTCAACGGCATCGCCGTGGGCACCGCTGACAACTCCCTGAACCTGGGCTCACCTGAGAAACCTCCCA GTGAGCGTGAGGTCGGGACAGAAgggaaaatcctgctgctggctcGAGAGGACAAGAAGCTTCAAGGAGTGGgactgcagagcaggcagcca GTGTTCCTCTTTGTTGGATCTGATGCCTTCAACTGCTGCACATTCCTGTCAAGCACCTACATTCTGGCAGGGACTCAGGATGGGAACATCTACCAGCTGGATGTGAGAAACACAAA TGCTCCAGTCCAGGTGATCCATAGATCAGGAGCACCAGTGCTTTCCCTGCTCCCGTACCGAGATGGATTTATTGCCAGCCAAG GGGATGGCACCTGCTTCATTGTTCAGCAAGACCTGGATTATGTGCTGGATCTCACCGAGGCCGACTGCGACCCCGTGTACAAG gtGGCTTCTTGGGAGAAAGAAATCTACActtgctgcagggatgggataGTGAGGAGATACCAACTTTCCGACCTTTAA
- the DNAJB13 gene encoding dnaJ homolog subfamily B member 13 isoform X2, with protein MGLDYYAVLELDRGATADDIKKAYRKLALKYHPLKCKEPWGPKRFQQLAEAYDVLSDPMKKGIYDKFGEEGLKGGIPLELASDNPWSIGYVFHNNPEKVFREFFGGDNPFAEFFAEDGSEVLLPFGGPRGRGALRRDPPIVRDLYVSLEDLFHGCTKKIKISRRVMNEDGQTSTIRDKILTIDVQPGWKRGTRITFEKEGDQGPNIIPADITFVVQEKLHPRFKRIDNNLLHVASIPLSKALTGFTLDVWTLDGRLLNIPINDIVDPKYYKMVPGEGMPLVQDPQHKGDLYIYFDILFPKRLSPEVKTLLKSILQP; from the exons ATGGGGCTGGACTACTAcgctgtgctggagctggaccGCGGGGCCACCGCCGACGACATCAAGAAGGC TTATCGGAAGTTGGCCCTGAAGTACCACCCATTAAAATGCAAGGAGCCCTGGGGGCCGAAGAGgttccagcagctggcagaggccTACGATGTGCTCAGCGACC CTATGAAGAAAGGCATCTACGACAAATTTGGGGAAGAGGGGCTCAAAGGTGGCATCCCCTTGGAATTGGCGAGTGACAATCCTTGGAGCATCGGATATGTGTTCCACAACAACCCTGAAAAAGTCTTCAGGGAGTTCTTTGGAGGGGACAACCCCTTTGCAG AGTTCTTTGCTGAGGATGGCTCggaggtgctgctgcccttTGGAGGGCCCCGAGGCCGGGGGGCCCTGCGGCGGGACCCCCCCATCGTGCGGGATCTCTACGTGTCCCTCGAGGACCTGTTCCATGGCTGCACCAAGAAGATTAAGATCTCCCGCAGG GTGATGAACGAGGATGGGCAGACAAGCACCATCAGGGATAAGATCCTAACGATTGACGTGCAGCCAGGATGGAAGCGCGGCACCAGGATCACCTTCGAGAAGGAAGGAGACCAG GGCCCTAACATCATTCCAGCTGACATCACCTTTGTAGTCCAGGAGAAGCTTCACCCCAGGTTCAAAAGAATCGACAACAACCTCCTTCATGTTGCCAGCATCCCCCTGTCAAAG GCGCTGACTGGATTCACCCTGGATGTGTGGACGCTGGATGGGAGGCTGCTGAACATCCCCATCAACGACATTGTGGA CCCCAAGTACTACAAAATGGTGCCAGGGGAGGGAATGCCGCTGGTCCAGGACCCCCAGCACAAGGGGGACCTCTACATCTACTTTGACATCCTCTTCCCCAAAAGGCTCAGCCCTGAGGTGAAAACACTCTTGAAAAGCATCCTCCAGCCCTAG
- the DNAJB13 gene encoding dnaJ homolog subfamily B member 13 isoform X1 translates to MGLDYYAVLELDRGATADDIKKAYRKLALKYHPLKCKEPWGPKRFQQLAEAYDVLSDPMKKGIYDKFGEEGLKGGIPLELASDNPWSIGYVFHNNPEKVFREFFGGDNPFAEFFAEDGSEVLLPFGGPRGRGALRRDPPIVRDLYVSLEDLFHGCTKKIKISRRVMNEDGQTSTIRDKILTIDVQPGWKRGTRITFEKEGDQGPNIIPADITFVVQEKLHPRFKRIDNNLLHVASIPLSKQALTGFTLDVWTLDGRLLNIPINDIVDPKYYKMVPGEGMPLVQDPQHKGDLYIYFDILFPKRLSPEVKTLLKSILQP, encoded by the exons ATGGGGCTGGACTACTAcgctgtgctggagctggaccGCGGGGCCACCGCCGACGACATCAAGAAGGC TTATCGGAAGTTGGCCCTGAAGTACCACCCATTAAAATGCAAGGAGCCCTGGGGGCCGAAGAGgttccagcagctggcagaggccTACGATGTGCTCAGCGACC CTATGAAGAAAGGCATCTACGACAAATTTGGGGAAGAGGGGCTCAAAGGTGGCATCCCCTTGGAATTGGCGAGTGACAATCCTTGGAGCATCGGATATGTGTTCCACAACAACCCTGAAAAAGTCTTCAGGGAGTTCTTTGGAGGGGACAACCCCTTTGCAG AGTTCTTTGCTGAGGATGGCTCggaggtgctgctgcccttTGGAGGGCCCCGAGGCCGGGGGGCCCTGCGGCGGGACCCCCCCATCGTGCGGGATCTCTACGTGTCCCTCGAGGACCTGTTCCATGGCTGCACCAAGAAGATTAAGATCTCCCGCAGG GTGATGAACGAGGATGGGCAGACAAGCACCATCAGGGATAAGATCCTAACGATTGACGTGCAGCCAGGATGGAAGCGCGGCACCAGGATCACCTTCGAGAAGGAAGGAGACCAG GGCCCTAACATCATTCCAGCTGACATCACCTTTGTAGTCCAGGAGAAGCTTCACCCCAGGTTCAAAAGAATCGACAACAACCTCCTTCATGTTGCCAGCATCCCCCTGTCAAAG CAGGCGCTGACTGGATTCACCCTGGATGTGTGGACGCTGGATGGGAGGCTGCTGAACATCCCCATCAACGACATTGTGGA CCCCAAGTACTACAAAATGGTGCCAGGGGAGGGAATGCCGCTGGTCCAGGACCCCCAGCACAAGGGGGACCTCTACATCTACTTTGACATCCTCTTCCCCAAAAGGCTCAGCCCTGAGGTGAAAACACTCTTGAAAAGCATCCTCCAGCCCTAG